The genomic window TTCTTCGAAGCCGCCACCATGCACTTCCCAGACCCGTTCAGGGGCCCCTTCGCCTTTGGCCGGTGCGTCCTCGCGGAAGACGATTTGCAAGGCTTCGTCCACCACGGTATCGGGCTCGACTTCCAGCGCGTTGCTTTGCGCCCACAGCTCAAACTCGGGCAACAACTGGAATAGGGTTTCGCGCAGGGTGTTCAGGCCAGTCCCTTCCTTAGCGCTGACTTGCAGGACGGGCAGCCCCTGTTCGGCCAGCTCGTCCTCGACCATCTGGGCCAGATCGGGTTCGACGAGTTCGACCTTGTTGAGCGCGACGAGAGCCACATTATCGAGGAGGCTGGGATCATAGGCCCGCAGTTCCGCCTGAAGCTGTTGTAATTCCTCGACCGGGTTACGGGTCACGTCGAGGACGTAGACCAGCAGGCGGGTTCGGCTGATATGCCGCAGAAATTCCAACCCCAGCCCCTTGCCCTCGCTGGCGCCTTCGATAATGCCGGGGATGTCGGCCATGGTGAAGCGCTCGTCGAGGCTGACTCCCTGCTCGTCTTCGCGCTGCACTACGCCCAGAATGGGGGAGAGGGTGGTAAACGGGTAATCGGCAATGGCCGGATTGGCGCGGGAGAGAGCGGCCAGCAGGCTGCTTTTGCCCGCGTTGGGATAGCCGACCAGGCCCACGTCGGCAATCAGCCGCAGTTCGAGCCGCACCCGGCGCTTTTGCCCAGGCGTTCCGAGTTCGGCAAAGCGCGGTGCTTGCCGGGTGCTGCTGGTAAAGGTCGAGTTGCCCCGGCCCCCCAGGCCCCCCTTAGCGATGACCTTTTCCTGGCCCACGTTGACCAAGTCGGCAATCACTTTCCCGCTGTCCTCATCGAAGGCGGTGGTGCCCACCGGCACGTCGATGTAAGTGTCCTGTCCGTCGGCGCCCTGACGCAGCCGGCCCTCGCCGTAGCGCCCGTTTTCGGCCTTGAACTTGCGTCTGCCGACGAGCCGTTCCAGCGACTCCACACCCTCGATGGCGCGGAGAATGATGCTGCCGCCGCGTCCGCCGTGGCCGCCGTCCGGGCCGCCTTTTTCCATGTATTTGGCGCGGTGGAAACTCATGCTGCCGTCGCCGCCGTTGCCCGCCGCAACCTCGATATTCAGTACGTCACGAAATGCCATTTCGGACCTCCAGAGACCTGCCGGGGACTGACAGGAGGCGTCAGGCCGCCGAAGCAGGTGAAAAAAAACCGCGCCCCCCCAGAACTGGGCAGGGCGCGGCTGTCCGCCGAAATTCAGTCGGCAGCGACTTCGGTCTGGGCAGCTTCGATGCTGATGAAGCGGGCGCCCTTGCCCTTGTTGATGAAGACGACCTTGCCGTCGGAGAGCGCGAACAGGGTGTGGTCGCGGCCCATGCCGACGCCCTGACCCGCCTTGAACTTGGTGCCGCGCTGACGAACCAGGATGTTCCCGGCCTTCACGACTTCGCCGCCGAACTTCTTGACGCCCAGGTACTTGGGGTTGCTGTCACGTCCGTTCTTGGACGAACCTACGCCTTTCTTGTGTGCCATGTCCTACGCCTCCTTTAGCCCTGGATGCCCAGAATCTTGATCGCGGTGAAGTTCTGGCGGTGACCGGTGCGGCGGCGGTACTGCACGCCGCTCTTGTACTTGCGGATGTAGATCTTCTTGCCGCGCCCGTGCTCGACCACTTCGGCCTGCACGGTGTACTTGCCGGCGTCTTCGCCGAACACGGTCTGCTCGCCGCCTACGAA from Deinococcus radiodurans R1 = ATCC 13939 = DSM 20539 includes these protein-coding regions:
- the obgE gene encoding GTPase ObgE gives rise to the protein MAFRDVLNIEVAAGNGGDGSMSFHRAKYMEKGGPDGGHGGRGGSIILRAIEGVESLERLVGRRKFKAENGRYGEGRLRQGADGQDTYIDVPVGTTAFDEDSGKVIADLVNVGQEKVIAKGGLGGRGNSTFTSSTRQAPRFAELGTPGQKRRVRLELRLIADVGLVGYPNAGKSSLLAALSRANPAIADYPFTTLSPILGVVQREDEQGVSLDERFTMADIPGIIEGASEGKGLGLEFLRHISRTRLLVYVLDVTRNPVEELQQLQAELRAYDPSLLDNVALVALNKVELVEPDLAQMVEDELAEQGLPVLQVSAKEGTGLNTLRETLFQLLPEFELWAQSNALEVEPDTVVDEALQIVFREDAPAKGEGAPERVWEVHGGGFEERIVRFSRYLEDAAEYLGNLFKRQGLYNALRRAGAREGDTVEIGTFRFEYFDDEE
- the rpmA gene encoding 50S ribosomal protein L27, which encodes MAHKKGVGSSKNGRDSNPKYLGVKKFGGEVVKAGNILVRQRGTKFKAGQGVGMGRDHTLFALSDGKVVFINKGKGARFISIEAAQTEVAAD
- the rplU gene encoding 50S ribosomal protein L21, with translation MFAIIQTGGKQYRVSEGDVIRVESLQGEAGDKVELKALFVGGEQTVFGEDAGKYTVQAEVVEHGRGKKIYIRKYKSGVQYRRRTGHRQNFTAIKILGIQG